One Cinclus cinclus chromosome 24, bCinCin1.1, whole genome shotgun sequence genomic window, TTCCCCACCAGGTACCAAGTCCTTTCACTTGGTGGGGTGCAGTTGTTACTGGTCGGTTTTTGACCATCGGCAGTTTCTCGGGCTGATGCAGCTGTAAACTCCCTCGGCATtaggcagagctgtccctggtgTTCCCTGAGCTCGCCTTTCCTGCCCAGGcaggccctggagctgctgcatttTCCTCTGGAGGGACTAGAGGGCGCTGTGGAGCCACAACGGGGCACAACAGGTAATTCGAGAATTTACCCTTCCCCTTCTTGCTAGAAATGGCATGGCAGGTTTGCTCCAGGTATTGgtaataaacagaaaaacagaataaaataaacttcCATCCTAAGGAAGTTTATCTGTAATGAGCAAGGGGATGGGAGCAGCCCCGGCAGATCAAGTTCCCACCCATGGCTGTTGTGACTGCTGCATGGCCACAGGCTTGGCTGAGTTGTTGGGGTGACATCAGAACACAAGGGCCACCTCTGAggcctggagctggctgtgggATCAGAGCTGCAGGGGCAGGTGCTTTGGGAGTGATCCTACACATGCACAGAGTCTGGCAGGAAGAAAGTATCTGTACCTCCCTATCTATTTTAGACTATCTCAGACTCGGGATGTTTACTGATAAAGTTGGTAGCTGAGCTGTACAACCTGCACAGCTTGGAAGGCAGCAGGTTGAGCCCACAGGAtttcctgctgcagagggagCACTGGGCTGAGGTACTGAGGTGGGAGGGGCATGACCCCAACCCCACACCACAGCCAAATGCCAGTTCTGTCCCTAATACCCTGggggctcagcacagccccagctgagcCAGTTGGTCCCAAAGCTGAGCTTGCTTCTGTAAGCAGTGAGGTAATACATGTTCTTCCCTGTTCTTGGCACAAAGTGCACCCATAAGTCTTGaacaaacagcacaaaatgcAGCTCCTTGCCACCATGTAGTGTCAGTGTTCAACTGCACctcaaaacaaaaagtaaagcCCTTCCCACTGGCTTCAACATGTCTTGCAGGTGTTGAGGGTCTTCAGCACCCAGGAGAAATGTCCTTCTTCTACCATGTGCAGGCCATGCCACAGCCCTGCATCCAGGAGCTGATCCCCCATCCCATGGTGCTGGCCAGTGGGACACTCAAACTCACCAGCTAAACAATCTTCAGCTTTAATAAAATACTCCTATGCACAACCCCACCCCACGTCATGTGTGCACACATACCTGTTGTGCGTGTGCACGTGGGCGTGTGTGCACCCCACACTGCATCACACAGAGGTGAGCACCAAAcgtcccagggcaggggggtCCCTCACACTGGCACTTTATCTCCATGTCACAGTGTCTGCCCATTCCTGTCACAGAGCTGCCTCTTCAGGAGACCCCAGACACGCTGATATGAgagccctgctcccagtgctgctgtccccagccctgcggTGTAGAGTTGGCCTGTCCCCACGAGCTGCAAGGGAGTGCAGgatctcctgctgctgctggctcctgggcAGGTGACCCCCACGTGTGGGTGCAGGATGGACAGCAGGGGAGTGCTGGGCGTGCAGGGATCTCTGCCATCAGCCAGCCACAGACCAGCATAACTGACACTGTGGGTCCTGGTTCCAGGAGCCACCCAGCAGCACCGCTGGCCCATGGTCTGCTCCCAGGGCAGAATCAGCCTGTGCAGATGCAGCAGGAAGCAAACAGTGACTGAGGTGCACCCAGGGCCCGGTAGCTGCCCCaagcccagggctggggtgtCTGCCTGCCTTAGGCAGCCTTTTTGTCCTGcgtgcccaggagctgggagaggcagTAGGGGATGAGGCCAACGGTAGCCAGCGGCACGGCCGCACTCTTGCAGAAGGAGAGGGCATAGAAGAGCAGCTGCATGTGGGAGGGTGGCTTGAAGGCATCGAAGAtgtggaggatgaggagggaggCAGCAATGCAGCCCAGGCGGAagggcagctgctggccctgctttAACCGGGAGCTCTCCTGGTACATGTGGGAGTTGagggccagccccagcccaaAGAGGATGCCCAGGTTACGGAGAAGGCTGGCAAAGGGAGTGGTGTCAATGTGCACCCACTCAGGGTGGCTGCACCATTTCTGTGCCTTCTCCAGTGTCCAGAGCAGGTCCACACCAAATGTCCAAAGCAGCAGGTAGAAACCCAGGGTGAAGCTGAAGAGGAAGAGGGTGATGCCCAGGTACCGATGGAAGCTGGCATGGTAGATGAAACGGACGTGCTGGAAGGTCTTGGCCACAGCCATCCCTGCCAGTAACAAAGTGGAAGCGTTGGTCAGTGCTGCAGgtacagtgctgctgcagggaaaggaaTGGAGGCTCTGATACACTCACCTGAGAAAACCCCTGCAATCACCTGGTGGGGGAAGTGAGCAGCAATGAAGACTCGGGACATGCAGACGCAGACCTGAACTACCCAGAACCCAATCCAAAGCACTGTCCACAGCACCCTGTGAGGGACAAGCGGCCATGTCGGTGCCAGGGCCAGCTTGCACTGCCCATGGCACTGCCATCACCTACTCCAAATAATGCCTGGCTGCCTTCTGAGCCTGTCCCCATGCAGATCCCACCTGGGGTGCCACAGCTTAGCTGTCAGTCCACAGCCTTGTGCCTTGATGGGCTTGGCTTTGCCTGTCAGTGTtggagctgcctctgcctggcacAGGTGGTTTTGGCACACAGCTTACCAGTATCTGAGTGTCCTTATGTGCTTCtctcccccagcagcagagaggagggctGTCACCATGACGTAGTACACACCTGCTGCACCCATGGCATGGCCAGATGGGCTCCCTGGGCAAGAAAGAGAGACCCAGGTCAGACTCTGCATGGGCCAagctgagcacaggcagggctTTGTGCTGAACCACCACAGTTTCACCAGGGGTCAAGGTCTGCTCTGTGCAGGGGCtgccctcctccttccccctgcaggcacagccagtgTCCCCAGGACCACAGCAGTAAAGGGCCAGCTCTCTCCAGAGCTGTCCAGGGGCATGTGCTGCCTGCAGGCTGCCAGCCACAGCCCTCCCTGGCCAGGCCAGCACCCCCTCCTTGTCTGTGCAGGTCACCATGGACAAGCACCCCCTGCCCCTACCATGGCTTGGGGAACCCTACCAGGGCCAGTCTCACAGGTGAGTGGGAACTGCTGAATCTCTGGTGCAGAGTTGTTTCCATAATAGTCTGTGTCAAGGACCCACCAGTATGGTCTCTCCCCAAAGAGGAtcctgaaaagaaaagagaagggatCTGGGGAGgtcctgggcacagctgcagcttcagAGCTGTCCTGGGAGATGGGAGAAGCAAAGGACCCACAAGTGGCCCAGGGCATCCAGACACAACACCCAGCTGATGGCTTGGTTCTGACAGCTGACAGTGCCTGtccatgtccccatccccagctctgaGGGGAAGAACTTCCTGGAAGCAAGTCAATATGACCTCCTGTGGTGAGGAGCTCTATGAAGATCCCCCCACTCAgcaccacagccctggctgagAGGAAGCTCTCTTTGCAGGAGGCTCCATCTCTCTGCTTGGCTCTAGGAAGGGGGAAGCTGTTGCTGCATGGCTTGGGAAGGAGTGACCATTGTCACTGCCCAGCTGGAGCTGAACTCTGGTATTCGTTCTACTCCAACACTGGGGCTGAGAGCACCTATTGGGCCCTCATTAGTCCAGGTGTGCCAACACACGGTGGGAGTGTTAGCTTGGGGCCACTCACCACTTGAAGACGAGGTTGAGCCAGTCTCCAATTACAGCCACCCAGATGAGCCTGATGCCCACTGCTTCACTGAAGTGGAACCAGATGGGGAAGAGGACAAAAAAAGCATTCCTGAGATCAGCAGCATAAGAGATGAAGAGGAACCAGTCCTGGGAGCCCTGGAAGCGCTGCTGCAGCCAGTGTGTCGTCCGGATGCCGGCGTCGTGGAGGAGGTTCATGTTGGCCTCCAtcctcctctgctgccactgccctCAGTGTGCCTCTGGCTGTCCCGTGCTCCACTGTGCCACTGGGCTTTTATACTCTGCAGGGTCTCGTTTGCAGCAAGCAGGTCACTGTCCCAGCACTGATCTTTGGACCCAAAACCACTCTTTCCAAAGGTACATCACCAGGGGGTTGTAACAAACATGTTTGGAACACCTTACgtaaaaggggaaaagaggctTTGAGGGCACGTGGAGTGcagggtgctccaaccccagcagcatcccctgcCGCACACCATCTCCTCACTCAAGGGGATCCTGCAGTCCTGGCTCCTCCAGCCAACCAATGCAACAGTTCAGCTGCTTTGACTGAACTGCAGCCCTTGCTCCATTATCCCACACTCTGTGTGTGacagtcctgcagagctgccatgtCCAGGGCTGACAATTGCTCTGGTCTCTCTGCCATACCCCCGTGAACCACCACTGGTGCATGGCAAGGATGCCCAGGAGCATGGAGTGAGCGCATGGAGCAGAGGGCAGACTACCCACCCCCCCTCCTAGTTAATTTAACCGGGTTAATTTAACCAGGACTTTGCATAATGGGAAACTTTCAAAGCCATTCCTGGAGGTCCCCACAGACCCAGACAAAAAGACCTGggatgctcctggtgccacccCTGTGCTTCTGATCTCTAGTGGGGGGCTAGAGGACCTTTGCAAAGAGACAGCACTTCTCCTTCCAGCACTGCTCCACTGGGATAATCCTTCTGCCCCATCAGACCCAACTGCGGGTACAGAGCCAAACACACAACTCATCCTGCTGTGCTCATGGCTGTGCCCTCCACCCCAACTGCACTCTGCTGTCCCTGGTAGCAGTGTTGGCTCTGCAACTTTATCATCCACAGCTGCCAGTGCATGGGCACACaggcctgcagcagcagcacagggtgcccagCCAGCACCCACCACAGCTGAACAGGCAGCAGGGCATTAATGATCAACAGCCAGTGAAATGCATCACTTATTTCCCTCCTGAGAAAATTCACGTCAAGATCCTTGAACCCTTGCCCTGTGTTGTTTGCCTCTGTGAGAGCTATGTCCagtgctgagtgctgctgaCAAACAGCAGGAGTTACAGGCCTCATCTTGCCCCTCTGCCCACGCACAGCCCAGGGAACCATGGGGTCTACAGGCAAAACACCAGCAAACCTTGCTTCCTGAGATATGGGCATGGATAGCCTGTGAGAAAAGCAATCAAAGCCACAgactcagccctgctgcaggcatGTCCTATCCAGCCTTGCTGCACCCAAGCAAGGTGGTCCCAGACCCTGGACTGAGCTCCTGACCTGCAAAACATCCCAACAAAGCAGAAGTTTGCACAGAAACCGACTTACTCTTGCAAAACAAATTCCCAAACAGCTCATTCCAGGGTCCTCAACTGAGAGTTGCTTTGGCCAGCGTGAAGGAATGCAACAAACTTGGCTTCcattccaaaaatattttgaaattatcagCAGTAAATCCTTCTCAGGAgatttcacagcagaaaatgggGCAAAAGATGTTGGGGGATGGGGACCAGCACTCCAGTCCCCTAGGTAGAAGTCATTGCAGAAaaactggggccatagtggggAGAGTGCAGGAAGCAGAATGGAAGCAGtcacctcctccctcccagcacagaggaCAGAGTGGCTCATCCCAGTACCCCCTGTGCAGTGCCAGGTGCACATGCCACAGCTGAGTACTGTGCCAGGGTCCACACGATCCCAGCGCTGCTCCATGCCCTGCCCTGTGGATAAATCCCTGGCCCCGAAGTCACCGTGTGGacctggggcagggcagagcagcaggagctgcctgggcactgcagggttcTGCATCCTGGCTGCTCTGACAAATGCTCAGGGTCCAGCTCACCCCCTGCActgtgcagccctgccagcagcactgctggggatgTGCATTGTAAACTGGCTGGCTGGCTTTCCCAGGGAAGGagtggggccaggctgggggaaCCCAGTTTCTGCCCTGGGTCTGTGCACACCAAGCCCAGGGCACCAGGAGCTGTGTGACTCCAGTGGCAGCAGCTGGCTCTGGCACAAGCTGTGCCCGTGATTCCCAAGGGTCTGGATGCAGCAATGGCCAGTGCGGCACCGGTGGGTGCTGTAACGTGCCACGTGCAGTGCCAGGGTTTGGTCCAGAATGTTCCCTGACAGCTGCAAGgtccaggctgggctgtggcagTGTGGTCACTGCGTCAGCGCACGAGCAGAGTCCAGGCAGCACCACACACGTGGGCACGGGCAGGCAAGGAGCCAGCTGGACACAAGGCCTGACACAGCCCCTGCTGTCACCCCAGGGCACCCATGGGCCACTGCAGCCTCACACTGAGCCATGGCCTGAGCTACCCTCTCCCCCCATCACCTCTCCCACCAAGCCGAGCTGGCTCCTAGGGCCACATGCCTAGCCATTAGGGCTGCTCAAGCCCCTTGCAGCACGTTATGGACAGACCCATCCACTACAGTGAGGGGTCAGAGGGGATGGATACCCGCCATGTCCCCAGGGACACTTTGATGAATGCTTAGCATCTGCAGCCATGTgtcagggctggcactggcctCACCAAGATTCttggtgtccccatcccagcctggcacagtggGGTTTggctcagcccagagctgcacatGCAGCTAGGGGTGTAGAATCAAGGGTCCCCACACAGGGGGGCTGAGCATGCTGGGCAGCAGCCAAACCCAGAACTGATTAACGCAGCTCAGAACAACTGTTAAACATTAACTCCCTTGTTTGCTCCATATTCCCTGGCAGGAGCCTCCTGCCAGCACCAGGGTCCAGGAGACACACTCACACAGCCATGCCAGGCACTGGGGCGCCCCCACATCTCTTGGACCCCCACAGAGCTGAGCCAGGGCCATCCCTAACATCAGCTCCCACAGCATCAGTCAGCCAGGCTGGGGTCTGGCCCCGGCCacaggaggcagagcagcaccCATGAGCTACACGAGTTTGTTCAGGAAAAGCACTCAAGTGCCTGTTTATTGGGAAGGGCAGACACGGGACAGCCCAGCTCGGGGAGCGCTCATCCAGAGGCCCAGCCATgggctcctccagcagcctccCAGTGAGCCCAGTGCGCCATCTCCATCTGCAGACTTGGCACTGCAGCAGCCGCCAGAG contains:
- the G6PC1 gene encoding glucose-6-phosphatase catalytic subunit 1 isoform X1 produces the protein MEANMNLLHDAGIRTTHWLQQRFQGSQDWFLFISYAADLRNAFFVLFPIWFHFSEAVGIRLIWVAVIGDWLNLVFKWILFGERPYWWVLDTDYYGNNSAPEIQQFPLTCETGPGSPSGHAMGAAGVYYVMVTALLSAAGGEKHIRTLRYWVLWTVLWIGFWVVQVCVCMSRVFIAAHFPHQVIAGVFSGMAVAKTFQHVRFIYHASFHRYLGITLFLFSFTLGFYLLLWTFGVDLLWTLEKAQKWCSHPEWVHIDTTPFASLLRNLGILFGLGLALNSHMYQESSRLKQGQQLPFRLGCIAASLLILHIFDAFKPPSHMQLLFYALSFCKSAAVPLATVGLIPYCLSQLLGTQDKKAA
- the G6PC1 gene encoding glucose-6-phosphatase catalytic subunit 1 isoform X2: MEANMNLLHDAGIRTTHWLQQRFQGSQDWFLFISYAADLRNAFFVLFPIWFHFSEAVGIRLIWVAVIGDWLNLVFKWILFGERPYWWVLDTDYYGNNSAPEIQQFPLTCETGPGSPSGHAMGAAGVYYVMVTALLSCKLALAPTWPLVPHRVLWTVLWIGFWVVQVCVCMSRVFIAAHFPHQVIAGVFSGMAVAKTFQHVRFIYHASFHRYLGITLFLFSFTLGFYLLLWTFGVDLLWTLEKAQKWCSHPEWVHIDTTPFASLLRNLGILFGLGLALNSHMYQESSRLKQGQQLPFRLGCIAASLLILHIFDAFKPPSHMQLLFYALSFCKSAAVPLATVGLIPYCLSQLLGTQDKKAA